A genomic stretch from Flavobacterium humidisoli includes:
- a CDS encoding alpha/beta fold hydrolase, whose product MADGLGLKKVYLAGKTYGNRVVRTASQDRPERVLGIILIGAGGEAQPSAETMALYQRYMDPSISKEEWLKLQGQLMYAPGNENLAMLDQAQGEFPALAGQQAKSSDATPKEQWSTGGTAPMLVITCLLDRVAVPESALNIAKERPKTWLVGLPLCGHNMLNEKGNDIKRLMVEFILNTPSDEIKSAKQD is encoded by the coding sequence GTGGCAGACGGCCTCGGTCTCAAGAAAGTTTACCTAGCTGGAAAAACTTATGGAAATCGCGTGGTGAGAACCGCTTCTCAAGACCGCCCCGAACGTGTTTTGGGCATTATTTTAATTGGTGCCGGCGGCGAAGCACAGCCATCTGCAGAGACTATGGCGCTGTATCAACGCTACATGGATCCCTCAATCAGCAAAGAGGAATGGCTTAAATTGCAAGGACAGCTTATGTATGCTCCAGGTAACGAGAATTTGGCAATGCTGGATCAGGCACAAGGCGAATTTCCAGCCTTGGCCGGACAACAGGCTAAGTCTAGTGATGCCACACCAAAAGAACAGTGGTCAACGGGCGGTACTGCGCCAATGTTAGTTATAACTTGTTTATTAGATCGGGTCGCAGTGCCTGAAAGTGCCTTAAATATAGCCAAAGAGAGACCTAAAACCTGGTTAGTAGGATTGCCGTTATGCGGCCATAATATGCTGAACGAAAAAGGGAATGACATCAAACGTCTCATGGTAGAATTTATACTTAACACTCCCTCTGACGAGATCAAATCAGCAAAGCAAGATTAG
- a CDS encoding alpha/beta fold hydrolase produces MKILYHNLLKPLLALFIFFTITFGYSQKIKSNGVRKLIKADGIQIETFVFGDGPAALIMAAGNGRPAIQLDELAQAIASKGIKVVTYNYRTLGASTGKIEGLTLHDYADDL; encoded by the coding sequence ATGAAAATTTTATATCATAATCTCTTAAAGCCTTTGCTGGCCTTATTTATTTTTTTCACAATAACATTTGGATACTCCCAAAAAATTAAATCAAACGGGGTCAGAAAGCTTATAAAGGCAGACGGCATTCAAATCGAAACCTTTGTTTTTGGTGATGGTCCGGCCGCTTTAATTATGGCTGCCGGTAATGGCAGGCCGGCAATCCAGCTCGATGAACTCGCTCAGGCAATTGCATCAAAAGGAATCAAAGTTGTTACCTACAATTACCGAACTCTGGGAGCCAGTACTGGAAAAATTGAGGGATTAACACTCCACGATTATGCAGATGATCTTTAG